The following coding sequences are from one Sylvia atricapilla isolate bSylAtr1 chromosome 15, bSylAtr1.pri, whole genome shotgun sequence window:
- the GPR146 gene encoding probable G-protein coupled receptor 146, with product MWSCEALINSTENSEGQHLCHDFDLVLSIFSLLYLIICFPIGLCYNGLLVLVNLYNKATMTMPDVYFVNIAIAGLIINTLAPMYLLGLTNTKWAIWNSNNEVYITFLILFNVSSLVIMYSTTLLSLDYYIERALPRTYMSSVYNTKHVCGFIWGGAMLTSFSSLLFYVCNHVSTKIIECSKMQNQEAADAIMVFIGYVVPAIAVLYALTLILRIRKEATPLDQDTGRLDPSVHRLLIATVCTQFTLWTPYYVILLVSTFTNLRGRIPDVNSIQILHFATILSKFLAFSSSFVMPLLYRYINKNFPNKLRRLLKKIHCGNQGCSHERTVVQQVMT from the coding sequence ATGTGGAGCTGTGAAGCCTTAATCAACAGTACTGAGAACAGTGAGGGCCAGCATCTCTGCCATGACTTCGACCTCGTGCTTTCCATCTTTTCCCTGCTCTACCTCATTATATGTTTCCCAATTGGCCTTTGTTACAATGGCCTGCTGGTCCTAGTTAACCTCTACAACAAAGCTACTATGACTATGCCAGATGTTTACTTTGTCAACATCGCCATCGCCGGCCTCATCATCAACACCCTGGCACCGATGTACCTGCTGGGTCTTACCAATACAAAATGGGCCATCTGGAATTCCAACAATGAAGTTTATATCACCTTCCTTATTTTATTCAACGTCTCATCGTTGGTTATCATGTACTCTACCACGCTGCTCAGTCTGGACTACTACATCGAACGTGCCCTGCCCAGGACTTACATGTCCAGTGTGTACAACACCAAACACGTCTGTGGGTTCATCTGGGGCGGTGCCATGCTCACaagcttttcctctctgctcttctaCGTCTGCAACCACGTGTCCACCAAAATCATCGAGTGTTCCAAGATGCAGAaccaggaggcagcagatgcCATCATGGTGTTTATCGGGTACGTTGTGCCCGCCATCGCCGTTCTCTATGCGCTGACGCTGATCCTGCGGATCCGCAAGGAGGCCACGCCGCTGGACCAGGACACTGGGCGCCTGGATCCGTCAGTGCACAGGCTTCTGATTGCCACAGTCTGCACACAGTTCACCCTGTGGACACCCTATTATGTTATTCTCTTGGTAAGCACGTTTACCAACCTACGAGGAAGAATTCCAGATGTAAATTCCATTCAAATATTACACTTCGCCACGATCTTGTCAAAATTCCTGGctttctccagcagctttgTCATGCCTCTGCTCTACAGATACATCAACAAAAACTTTCCCAACAAATTACGGCGTTTGCTTAAAAAGATACACTGTGGGAACCAGGGGTGTTCTCACGAGCGCACAGTTGTACAGCAGGTCATGACATAG